A window from Gossypium raimondii isolate GPD5lz chromosome 7, ASM2569854v1, whole genome shotgun sequence encodes these proteins:
- the LOC105799084 gene encoding uncharacterized protein LOC105799084 isoform X2, which translates to MVSPTLTWWTLIGLIRAFVGLALAFVLLCGSTLGFFAWKLYHVFGLYLPCPCSGFLGYQNSNLCWHNLLIQFPVSNIHSALKLPFNRFPFNLLWFNDQDWDLDAKSIELLGEACPTSPSGLRLQTIVNKKKSSSDAKGKKSIYLKHKSKVQRGRIAAFGYRKSANFSVADASSVDGGETMIENWGLVSGIEDCFPDDKNTQSGNDLSEATWHGFELSSVEGKGNTNEKFEVTGDEANRFKILEQAIKEEKAACAALHLELEKERAASASAADEAMAMILRLQEDKASIEMEATQYQRMIEEKIAYDEEEMNLLKEILVGREKENHLLEKEVEAYRQMDTRRDEPEECDFFRHDANKGGQIPSVSLGLGEDPLLMGNSGSTRKNEVGKGSSWPSEFDTPSSEKLSHTVVVNLTGKGKGQDDDDTIVCQAITRKTSPSFGGTSLSVDELERNSDFGEPLGRNLHNSTFDMEPTVYDVHVIDDNKESPKEENSKKSKLPIGSASDHKTFLYDLERSSAVSNERLEIDAEIEHLTERLQIVGGEKEKLTSFADQRERIDILLKLIKEQVKQLREFQRLKEPVQLTSLPPLSPSSKVVRTGFN; encoded by the exons ATGGTTTCCCCTACACTTACTTGGTGGACCTTAATTGGTCTTATAAGAGCCTTTGTCGGCCTTGCTCTAGCTTTTGTCCTTCTATGTGGATCAACCTTGGGGTTTTTCGCTTGGAAACTTTATCATGTTTTTGGACTTTACTTGCCTTGTCCTTGTTCTGGGTTTCTTGGGTACCAAAATAGCAACCTCTGCTGGCATAACCTTCTCATTCAATTCCCAGTATCAAACATTCATTCTGCTCTTAAACTGCCTTTCAATAGGTTCCCTTTTAACTTACTTTGGTTCAACGATCAAGACTGGGATTTGGATGCCAAGTCCATTGAATTGCTGGGTGAAGCATGTCCTACTTCACCTTCAGGTTTAAGATTGCAAACTATagtgaataaaaaaaagagtagtTCTGATGCCAAGGGGAAGAAAAGTATATATCTGAAGCATAAATCTAAAGTTCAACGAGGTAGGATAGCTGCTTTTGGCTATCGAAAGTCTGCTAATTTCTCAGTTGCAGATGCTTCATCTGTTGATGGAGGTGAAACAATGATTGAAAATTGGGGTCTAGTTAGTGGAATAGAAGATTGTTTTCCTG ATGATAAAAACACTCAATCTGGCAATGATTTGAGTGAGGCAACCTGGCATGGTTTTGAACTGAGCAGTGTAGAGGGAAAAGGTAACACTAATGAAAAATTTGAGGTTACCGGAGATGAGGCAAATCGGTTCAAAATATTGGAACAAgctataaaagaagaaaaagctgCATGTGCTGCTTTACATTTGGAGTTGGAGAAAGAAAGGGCTGCTTCTGCTTCTGCTGCTGATGAAGCTATGGCAATGATTTTGCGTCTACAAGAGGATAAGGCATCGATAGAAATGGAAGCAACGCAGTATCAAAGGATGATAGAAGAAAAAATTGCTTATGATGAAGAAGAGATGAACCTTCTAAAAGAGATCCTTGTCGGGAGGGAGAAGGAGAATCACCTTTTGGAGAAAGAAGTTGAAGCTTACAGGCAGATGGATACACGTAGAGATGAGCCAGAGGAGTGTGATTTTTTTCGACACGATGCAAATAAAGGGGGACAAATTCCTTCAGTTTCACTTGGATTAGGTGAAGATCCGTTGCTGATGGGAAACAGTGGATCCACCAGGAAGAATGAAGTGGGAAAAGGTTCTAGTTGGCCTTCGGAATTTGACACTCCATCATCTGAGAAATTAAGTCATACTGTGGTTGTTAATTTAACTGGGAAAGGAAAGGGACAAGATGATGATGATACCATAGTATGTCAAGCAATAACAAGAAAAACTTCCCCAAGTTTTGGTGGCACTTCTTTAAGTGTAGATGAGCTTGAGAGAAATTCGGACTTTGGTGAGCCACTAGGCAGAAATCTACACAATTCCACATTTGATATGGAACCAACTGTTTATGATGTCCATGTTATTGATGATAACAAAGAAAGTCCTAAGGAGGAGAATAGTAAAAAAAGTAAACTGCCAATTGGTTCTGCATCAGACCACAAAACCTTTCTATATGACTTAGAGAGGAGTTCTGCAGTCAGTAACGAAAGGCTGGAGATTGATGCTGAAATTGAACACCTTACAGAGAGGCTACAAATAGTTGGAGGAGAAAAAGAGAAGCTGACTTCCTTTGCAGATCAGAGGGAAAGGATAGATATCCTATTGAAACTCATCAAGGAGCAGGTGAAGCAGCTTCGAGAATTTCAGCGGCTAAAGGAGCCTGTTCAACTGACTTCTTTACCTCCTTTATCTCCATCCTCTAAG GTCGTTAGAACCGGGTTTAATTAG
- the LOC105799068 gene encoding probable LRR receptor-like serine/threonine-protein kinase At5g48740 produces the protein MALKLFWVSFTLFFGFLVVAFCDQDGFLSLSCGGAKSYVDSSKIKWVSDDTFITTGNTTTVEYAEGTSSSSSIALRFFPESRGRNCYKFPVENMSSIVLVRAQFVYKNYDGLEKPPAFSVSLGRAVVSTVNLTHKDPWIDEFLWPVSKDTLSFCLQAIPDGGAPVISSLEVRPLPRGAYQSGMEDIPNKSLRKSYRINSGYTNGSLRYPVDPFDRIWDADQSYTPFHSSPGFNIPLSFNLSSLKESPPLDVLQTARVLARQDVLHYNLPLDKLGDYYIVLYFASILPVSASFDILINGDVELSEFTIRTSEASTLYFKQKGIINLDIALRSIIFYPQINALEVYEIVDIPPETSSTTVSALQVIEQATGFDLGWQDDPCVPTPWDHIECKGSTVTSLDLSDINLRSISPTFGDLLDLKILNLHNTSLSGATQNLGSLQHLEKLNLSFNQLTSFGSDMNGLVNLRVLDLHNNSLQGIVPDSLGELKNLHLLNLENNKLQGTLPLSLNRESLEVRTSGNLCLSFSTMACNDVSSNPSIETPQVTIVTNRKHRAHRHLAIILGAAGGTLFALLLTSLLVLLYINKRKTEATYTTSASIDMRNWNAERIFSYKEIKAATNNFKEVIGRGSFGSVYLGKLSDGKPVAVKVRFDKTQLGADSFINEVHLLSQIHHQNLVSLEGFCHELKHQILVYEYLPGGSLADHLYGPNSQKVSLSWIRRLKIAVDAAKGLDYLHNGSDPRIIHRDVKCSNILLDCEMNAKVCDFGLSKQVTLADATHVTTVVKGTAGYLDPEYYSTQQLTEKSDVYSFGVVLLELICGREPLTHSGTPDSFNLVLWAKPYLQAGALEIVDDNLKGTFDVESMRKAALVTVRCVERDASRRPTIAQVLGELKEAYSLQLAYLASLGHSDPPKNTAVIFVRNIRQEVKGGDGFHFQLFLQDSQPLSHSRKTQGRENSSWKFSLSLNFTIIFHDV, from the exons ATGGCCCTGAAGCTCTTCTGGGTCAGCTTCACGTTGTTCTTCGGCTTTTTGGTTGTTGCTTTCTGTGATCAAGATG GTTTCTTGAGCTTATCTTGTGGTGGAGCAAAGAGTTATGTAGATTCATCTAAGATAAAATGGGTGTCAGATGATACATTCATAACCACAGGCAACACAACTACCGTTGAGTATGCTGAAGGTACCTCCTCTTCGTCCAGCATTGCACTTCGATTTTTCCCGGAATCTCGAGGCCGCAATTGCTATAAGTTCCCGGTAGAGAATATGTCCTCCATTGTTCTTGTGAGGGCTCAATTTGTGTATAAGAACTACGATGGACTTGAGAAACCTCCAGCTTTCTCGGTGTCTCTTGGCAGAGCTGTAGTTAGCACAGTGAACCTAACCCACAAAGATCCATGGATCGACGAGTTCTTATGGCCAGTGAGTAAGGATACACTCTCATTTTGCTTGCAAGCTATTCCAGATGGTGGAGCTCCTGTTATTTCATCACTCGAAGTTCGACCACTTCCTCGAGGCGCTTACCAAAGTGGCATGGAAGATATTCCCAACAAGTCACTTCGAAAAAGTTATCGAATCAATAGTGGTTACACCAACGGATCCTTGAG GTACCCTGTAGACCCATTTGACCGCATTTGGGATGCTGATCAAAGTTATACACCCTTCCATTCCTCGCCTGGATTCAACATTCCTCTTAGCTTCAATTTGTCAAGTCTAAAAGAGAGCCCTCCTTTGGATGTGTTGCAGACTGCTCGAGTTCTCGCACGGCAGGATGTGTTACATTATAACTTACCCCTAGATAAGTTGGGGGACTACTACATTGTACTCTACTTTGCCAGCATCCTTCCCGTGTCTGCTTCTTTCGATATATTAATCAACGGGGACGTTGAGCTATCAGAATTCACTATAAGAACCTCAGAAGCCAGTACTCTATATTTTAAGCAGAAGGGAATCATAAATCTGGATATTGCACTTAGGAGCATCATATTCTACCCTCAAATTAATGCACTTGAGGTTTACGAAATTGTCGATATCCCACCTGAGACTTCCTCAACTACAG TTTCAGCACTTCAAGTTATTGAGCAGGCTACCGGTTTTGATCTCGGGTGGCAAGATGACCCATGCGTCCCAACCCCATGGGATCATATTGAATGTAAAGGAAGTACAGTAACATCATT GGACCTTTCGGACATCAACTTGAGGTCAATTAGTCCAACGTTTGGTGACTTGTTGGATCTTAAAATACT GAATTTGCATAACACATCGCTTTCAGGAGCAACACAAAATCTGGGCAGCCTGCAGCACCTTGAGAAACT GAATCTGAGTTTCAATCAGCTTACATCCTTTGGTTCTGATATGAACGGCTTGGTTAACCTTCGAGTTCT GGACTTGCATAATAACAGTTTACAAGGAATTGTTCCAGACAGCTTGGGAGAGTTAAAGAATCTACATCTACT GAATCTGGAGAACAACAAACTTCAAGGTACCCTTCCCCTATCTTTGAATCGAGAAAGTTTGGAAGTTAG AACATCAGGAAACTTGTGTCTTTCCTTCTCGACAATGGCATGCAATGATGTCTCGTCAAATCCTTCAATCGAGACACCACAAGTTACTATTGTTACCAATAGGAAGCACAGGGCGCATAGGCATTTAGCAATTATACTTGGTGCAGCTGGGGGAACCTTATTTGCTTTACTCCTTACTTCTCTTTTAGTATTACTGTACATAAATAAGAGGAAAACTGAAGCGACATATACCACAA GTGCATCAATTGATATGCGAAACTGGAATGCAGAAAGAATCTTCTCctacaaagaaataaaagcagCTACAAATAACTTTAAGGAAGTTATAGGCCGCGGTAGCTTTGGATCCGTCTACCTCGGAAAGCTATCAGATGGCAAACCGGTAGCTGTAAAAGTGCGATTTGATAAAACTCAATTGGGAGCTGATTCTTTTATTAACGAG GTTCATCTCTTATCACAAATTCACCATCAAAATCTTGTGAGCTTGGAAGGATTTTGTCATGAATTGAAGCATCAGATACTTGTCTATGAGTATCTACCAGGTGGATCACTGGCAGATCACCTGTATG GTCCGAATAGTCAAAAAGTTTCTTTAAGCTGGATTCGGAGACTGAAAATAGCTGTTGATGCTGCAAAAG GGCTGGACTATTTGCATAATGGGAGCGATCCAAGAATCATACACCGTGATGTCAAGTGCAGTAACATCCTTTTGGATTGTGAGATGAACGCGAAGGTCTGCGATTTCGGCCTCTCTAAGCAAGTAACTCTGGCAGATGCAACTCATGTGACCACTGTTGTCAAGGGCACTGCTGGCTATCTAGATCCCGA GTATTATTCCACCCAACAGCTGACTGAGAAAAGTGATGTCTATAGTTTTGGGGTTGTTCTTTTAGAGCTCATATGCGGAAGAGAACCGCTGACTCATTCCGGAACTCCAGATTCCTTCAATTTAGTGCTATGG GCAAAGCCGTACTTGCAGGCAGGTGCATTGGAGATAGTGGATGACAACTTAAAGGGAACCTTCGATGTCGAAAGCATGAGAAAAGCAGCCTTAGTCACCGTACGGTGTGTGGAAAGAGATGCATCACGGAGACCCACTATTGCACAAGTGTTGGGTGAGCTGAAAGAAGCCTACAGTCTTCAGCTTGCATATCTTGCATCTTTGGGACACTCAG ACCCTCCAAAAAACACAGCAGTAATCTTTGTCCGAAACATCAGACAAGAAGTGAAAGGCGGCGATGGTTTCcactttcaactttttcttcaaGACAGTCAACCACTTTCCCATTCCAGGAAAACCCAGGGCCGAGAAAATTCCAGCTGGAAATTTTCATTGAGTTTGAACTTCACTATTATCTTTCATGATGTTTGA
- the LOC105799084 gene encoding myosin-binding protein 2 isoform X3 — MVSPTLTWWTLIGLIRAFVGLALAFVLLCGSTLGFFAWKLYHVFGLYLPCPCSGFLGYQNSNLCWHNLLIQFPVSNIHSALKLPFNRFPFNLLWFNDQDWDLDAKSIELLGEACPTSPSGLRLQTIVNKKKSSSDAKGKKSIYLKHKSKVQRGRIAAFGYRKSANFSVADASSVDGGETMIENWGLVSGIEDCFPDDKNTQSGNDLSEATWHGFELSSVEGKGNTNEKFEVTGDEANRFKILEQAIKEEKAACAALHLELEKERAASASAADEAMAMILRLQEDKASIEMEATQYQRMIEEKIAYDEEEMNLLKEILVGREKENHLLEKEVEAYRQMDTRRDEPEECDFFRHDANKGGQIPSVSLGLGEDPLLMGNSGSTRKNEVGKGSSWPSEFDTPSSEKLSHTVVVNLTGKGKGQDDDDTIVCQAITRKTSPSFGGTSLSVDELERNSDFGEPLGRNLHNSTFDMEPTVYDVHVIDDNKESPKEENSKKSKLPIGSASDHKTFLYDLERSSAVSNERLEIDAEIEHLTERLQIVGGEKEKLTSFADQRERIDILLKLIKEQVKQLREFQRLKEPVQLTSLPPLSPSSKLH; from the exons ATGGTTTCCCCTACACTTACTTGGTGGACCTTAATTGGTCTTATAAGAGCCTTTGTCGGCCTTGCTCTAGCTTTTGTCCTTCTATGTGGATCAACCTTGGGGTTTTTCGCTTGGAAACTTTATCATGTTTTTGGACTTTACTTGCCTTGTCCTTGTTCTGGGTTTCTTGGGTACCAAAATAGCAACCTCTGCTGGCATAACCTTCTCATTCAATTCCCAGTATCAAACATTCATTCTGCTCTTAAACTGCCTTTCAATAGGTTCCCTTTTAACTTACTTTGGTTCAACGATCAAGACTGGGATTTGGATGCCAAGTCCATTGAATTGCTGGGTGAAGCATGTCCTACTTCACCTTCAGGTTTAAGATTGCAAACTATagtgaataaaaaaaagagtagtTCTGATGCCAAGGGGAAGAAAAGTATATATCTGAAGCATAAATCTAAAGTTCAACGAGGTAGGATAGCTGCTTTTGGCTATCGAAAGTCTGCTAATTTCTCAGTTGCAGATGCTTCATCTGTTGATGGAGGTGAAACAATGATTGAAAATTGGGGTCTAGTTAGTGGAATAGAAGATTGTTTTCCTG ATGATAAAAACACTCAATCTGGCAATGATTTGAGTGAGGCAACCTGGCATGGTTTTGAACTGAGCAGTGTAGAGGGAAAAGGTAACACTAATGAAAAATTTGAGGTTACCGGAGATGAGGCAAATCGGTTCAAAATATTGGAACAAgctataaaagaagaaaaagctgCATGTGCTGCTTTACATTTGGAGTTGGAGAAAGAAAGGGCTGCTTCTGCTTCTGCTGCTGATGAAGCTATGGCAATGATTTTGCGTCTACAAGAGGATAAGGCATCGATAGAAATGGAAGCAACGCAGTATCAAAGGATGATAGAAGAAAAAATTGCTTATGATGAAGAAGAGATGAACCTTCTAAAAGAGATCCTTGTCGGGAGGGAGAAGGAGAATCACCTTTTGGAGAAAGAAGTTGAAGCTTACAGGCAGATGGATACACGTAGAGATGAGCCAGAGGAGTGTGATTTTTTTCGACACGATGCAAATAAAGGGGGACAAATTCCTTCAGTTTCACTTGGATTAGGTGAAGATCCGTTGCTGATGGGAAACAGTGGATCCACCAGGAAGAATGAAGTGGGAAAAGGTTCTAGTTGGCCTTCGGAATTTGACACTCCATCATCTGAGAAATTAAGTCATACTGTGGTTGTTAATTTAACTGGGAAAGGAAAGGGACAAGATGATGATGATACCATAGTATGTCAAGCAATAACAAGAAAAACTTCCCCAAGTTTTGGTGGCACTTCTTTAAGTGTAGATGAGCTTGAGAGAAATTCGGACTTTGGTGAGCCACTAGGCAGAAATCTACACAATTCCACATTTGATATGGAACCAACTGTTTATGATGTCCATGTTATTGATGATAACAAAGAAAGTCCTAAGGAGGAGAATAGTAAAAAAAGTAAACTGCCAATTGGTTCTGCATCAGACCACAAAACCTTTCTATATGACTTAGAGAGGAGTTCTGCAGTCAGTAACGAAAGGCTGGAGATTGATGCTGAAATTGAACACCTTACAGAGAGGCTACAAATAGTTGGAGGAGAAAAAGAGAAGCTGACTTCCTTTGCAGATCAGAGGGAAAGGATAGATATCCTATTGAAACTCATCAAGGAGCAGGTGAAGCAGCTTCGAGAATTTCAGCGGCTAAAGGAGCCTGTTCAACTGACTTCTTTACCTCCTTTATCTCCATCCTCTAAG CTCCACTAA
- the LOC105799062 gene encoding 60S ribosomal protein L13a-4 produces MVSGSGICAKKVVVDARHHMLGRLASIVAKELLNGQKVVVVRCEEICMSGGLVRQKMKYMRFLRKRMNTKPSHGPIHFRAPAKIFWRTVRGMIPHKTKRGAAALARLKAYEGIPAPFDKIKRMVIPDALKVLRLQKGHKYCLLGRLSSEVGWNHYDTIRELEKKRKERAQVSYERKKQLNKLRVKAEKTAEEKLGSQLDLLDPVKY; encoded by the exons ATGGTGTCGGGATCAGGGATATGCGCAAAGAAAGTGGTGGTGGATGCCCGCCACCACATGCTGGGACGGTTGGCTTCGATCGTGGCCAAGGAGCTGCTCAACGGCCAAAAGGTTGTCGTTGTCAGATGCGAGGAAATCTGCATGTCGGGCGGACTCGTTCGacagaagatgaagtacatgCGGTTCCTTCGCAAACGCATGAACACCAAGCCTTCTCATGGTCCCATCCATTTCCGTGCCCCCGCCAAGATCTTCTGGCGCACCGTTCGTGG AATGATACCCCATAAGACTAAGCGTGGAGCGGCTGCCCTCGCTCGTTTGAAGGCTTATGAGGGTATTCCTGCCCCATTTGATAAGATTAAGAGGATGGTCATCCCTGATGCACTtaa GGTCTTGAGGCTTCAGAAAGGGCACAAGTATTGCTTGTTGGGCCGCTTGTCATCAGAGGTTGGATGGAACCATTACGACACCATCAGG GAGCTGGAGAAGAAGAGGAAGGAGAGGGCTCAGGTTTCATATGAGAGGAAGAAGCAGCTGAACAAGCTTAGGGTAAAGGCTGAGAAGACGGCTGAGGAGAAACTTGGTTCACAACTAGACTTGCTTGACCCCGTTAAGTACTAA
- the LOC105799084 gene encoding uncharacterized protein LOC105799084 isoform X1, translating to MVSPTLTWWTLIGLIRAFVGLALAFVLLCGSTLGFFAWKLYHVFGLYLPCPCSGFLGYQNSNLCWHNLLIQFPVSNIHSALKLPFNRFPFNLLWFNDQDWDLDAKSIELLGEACPTSPSGLRLQTIVNKKKSSSDAKGKKSIYLKHKSKVQRGRIAAFGYRKSANFSVADASSVDGGETMIENWGLVSGIEDCFPDDKNTQSGNDLSEATWHGFELSSVEGKGNTNEKFEVTGDEANRFKILEQAIKEEKAACAALHLELEKERAASASAADEAMAMILRLQEDKASIEMEATQYQRMIEEKIAYDEEEMNLLKEILVGREKENHLLEKEVEAYRQMDTRRDEPEECDFFRHDANKGGQIPSVSLGLGEDPLLMGNSGSTRKNEVGKGSSWPSEFDTPSSEKLSHTVVVNLTGKGKGQDDDDTIVCQAITRKTSPSFGGTSLSVDELERNSDFGEPLGRNLHNSTFDMEPTVYDVHVIDDNKESPKEENSKKSKLPIGSASDHKTFLYDLERSSAVSNERLEIDAEIEHLTERLQIVGGEKEKLTSFADQRERIDILLKLIKEQVKQLREFQRLKEPVQLTSLPPLSPSSKLSSTKRRS from the exons ATGGTTTCCCCTACACTTACTTGGTGGACCTTAATTGGTCTTATAAGAGCCTTTGTCGGCCTTGCTCTAGCTTTTGTCCTTCTATGTGGATCAACCTTGGGGTTTTTCGCTTGGAAACTTTATCATGTTTTTGGACTTTACTTGCCTTGTCCTTGTTCTGGGTTTCTTGGGTACCAAAATAGCAACCTCTGCTGGCATAACCTTCTCATTCAATTCCCAGTATCAAACATTCATTCTGCTCTTAAACTGCCTTTCAATAGGTTCCCTTTTAACTTACTTTGGTTCAACGATCAAGACTGGGATTTGGATGCCAAGTCCATTGAATTGCTGGGTGAAGCATGTCCTACTTCACCTTCAGGTTTAAGATTGCAAACTATagtgaataaaaaaaagagtagtTCTGATGCCAAGGGGAAGAAAAGTATATATCTGAAGCATAAATCTAAAGTTCAACGAGGTAGGATAGCTGCTTTTGGCTATCGAAAGTCTGCTAATTTCTCAGTTGCAGATGCTTCATCTGTTGATGGAGGTGAAACAATGATTGAAAATTGGGGTCTAGTTAGTGGAATAGAAGATTGTTTTCCTG ATGATAAAAACACTCAATCTGGCAATGATTTGAGTGAGGCAACCTGGCATGGTTTTGAACTGAGCAGTGTAGAGGGAAAAGGTAACACTAATGAAAAATTTGAGGTTACCGGAGATGAGGCAAATCGGTTCAAAATATTGGAACAAgctataaaagaagaaaaagctgCATGTGCTGCTTTACATTTGGAGTTGGAGAAAGAAAGGGCTGCTTCTGCTTCTGCTGCTGATGAAGCTATGGCAATGATTTTGCGTCTACAAGAGGATAAGGCATCGATAGAAATGGAAGCAACGCAGTATCAAAGGATGATAGAAGAAAAAATTGCTTATGATGAAGAAGAGATGAACCTTCTAAAAGAGATCCTTGTCGGGAGGGAGAAGGAGAATCACCTTTTGGAGAAAGAAGTTGAAGCTTACAGGCAGATGGATACACGTAGAGATGAGCCAGAGGAGTGTGATTTTTTTCGACACGATGCAAATAAAGGGGGACAAATTCCTTCAGTTTCACTTGGATTAGGTGAAGATCCGTTGCTGATGGGAAACAGTGGATCCACCAGGAAGAATGAAGTGGGAAAAGGTTCTAGTTGGCCTTCGGAATTTGACACTCCATCATCTGAGAAATTAAGTCATACTGTGGTTGTTAATTTAACTGGGAAAGGAAAGGGACAAGATGATGATGATACCATAGTATGTCAAGCAATAACAAGAAAAACTTCCCCAAGTTTTGGTGGCACTTCTTTAAGTGTAGATGAGCTTGAGAGAAATTCGGACTTTGGTGAGCCACTAGGCAGAAATCTACACAATTCCACATTTGATATGGAACCAACTGTTTATGATGTCCATGTTATTGATGATAACAAAGAAAGTCCTAAGGAGGAGAATAGTAAAAAAAGTAAACTGCCAATTGGTTCTGCATCAGACCACAAAACCTTTCTATATGACTTAGAGAGGAGTTCTGCAGTCAGTAACGAAAGGCTGGAGATTGATGCTGAAATTGAACACCTTACAGAGAGGCTACAAATAGTTGGAGGAGAAAAAGAGAAGCTGACTTCCTTTGCAGATCAGAGGGAAAGGATAGATATCCTATTGAAACTCATCAAGGAGCAGGTGAAGCAGCTTCGAGAATTTCAGCGGCTAAAGGAGCCTGTTCAACTGACTTCTTTACCTCCTTTATCTCCATCCTCTAAG CTCAGCTCCACTAAAAGACGCAGCTGA